The Sus scrofa isolate TJ Tabasco breed Duroc chromosome 6, Sscrofa11.1, whole genome shotgun sequence region aaaaggaatttgGCAAGTTTGACAGATTATTCTCCTTTATGCATTCAGAACTGAAAAGGAATTGAAAAGGAAATTTCCCAACATGTGATTCATGTTAATAttgcattcttggagttcccactgtggcacaatgggatcagcagcctctctggagtgctgggatgcgggtttgatccctggcccacacagtgggttaaggatttagtgttgctacagctgcagcattggtctcaactttggcttggatctgatccctggcctgggaacaccatatgccctTGGGGGtgggagtatgtgtgtgtgtatatatatattcttttgcctCTAAAATATAACTTCTCATAGTATAAATATGGTAGGAATTCTGCAAAATTGGACCGATGAGGTGAGTGATTTTTCACATTTGTCACTTGATTATTACTTATTTAAAGTCTCATTCCTGATGCCTTTCAATATATTACTCCCTTGACTGATCTTTATTATTGTaagttcttagattttttttttcattactgtaaCAGTGCTTTTATATCCTTCAGGAAAGAAGAGATTATTCCAAGAGACTCTGAAGTACAGTACCCAGTTGGTAGTGAGCTTTCTGCTAAACTGTTTCAGCCCAGAATGGCTGTGGAATCCAGAGCAGTTTcaaccccagtacctcagaatccTCAGGAACAAGAGCTCATACTAGTAAAAGTAGAAGAAAGCCTTTCGTGGGGCCAGAAATTTAAGCAGAATGGGAGTACCCGATCCTGCCAAGAACTGTTTCGCCAGCAATTCAGAAAGTTTTGCTACCAGGAGACGCCTGGGCCCCGGGAGGCCCTGGGCCGACTCCAGGAGCTTTGCTATCAGTGGCTGAGACCAGAGGTGCACACGAAGGAGCAGATCCTGGAGCTGCTGGTGCTGGAGCAGTTCCTGAGCATCCTGCCTGAGGAGCTGCAGATCTGGGTTCAGCAACATAGTCCAAAAAGTGGCGAGGAAGCTGTCACTCTGTTGGAGGATTTGGAGAGGGAATTTGATGATCCAGGGCAGCAGGTGGGAACGGGGAGATGTGATGTATTCTGGGAAAAGGAGTTTACAGACTGGAGCATGTGGCATCAGCAGCAGAATGGGATAAGAATTTGTTTGTCTTTACTGAATCATAACCCCGAAGTGACTACAAGGGCCATAACTGTTTCTGCCCTTATATAGTTCTTTTGTCCCTGTCCTTCATCCCTGGAGATGTCTTTATAGACCTCTTGGAAATTAGTACTAAGCATCTTCCCTAGGGATTTCCTCACAAAGCTAACCATATTTTACTGATTTCAGGTCCCAGCTAGTCCCCAGGGACCAGCAGTGCCATGGAAGGATATGCCATGTCTTGGACCATCCCAGGACTTAACAGACATCCAACTCCAGCCTTTAAAGACACAGCTGAAACCGCGGGAACCTTGCCTTTCCCCACAAAGTGGTAAGAAATAGCAACTCACCTGGGAACTGTTACCCGCTTCTGGTCCTCCGTTTACATAATTAACTGCATTTTATGGCATGCCATATGTGAGCCTCACATGTATTCTGGAGTGGAGGTGCTCACTTTTGCAGCTCTATATTCAGCAGCCCTGGTGAATTGCAGTTAGCCTTCCTTGTGTCAGTCTCCCTGTCATTTGTTCACTTACTGCTTCATCACAGAACTTAGTAGGGTGCTAATACATGTCTGCATACAGTAGGCACTGGGTCACTGTCTTCAAGCAATTTCAGCTCTAGATGGGGTGATGGACAAGCACAAAGGCAGTCATAATACAGTGTAGGGTAGTCAATTATAGAGTAGAAGTAGATACTGAGTACAGTGAGGGCACATATACAAAGGCACCTAAATCAACCTTAGAGGGTTAAGAAGTATTCCTGGAGGGAGAGACAACTAAGCTAAGACCTGAACTATGAGAAGAAAGCCAGGTAAACAAGTGGGAGGAGGCATTTCCCaagctaaaaggaaaaactgcTTCTCTACTCACAACACTTCTGACACTGGATATGGGGGCTTTCCCTCCCATTAAGCAACTCTGACACTAACTCCCTCGAACCAGTGCAGACCCCACAGGTTCAGGCTCAAAAGACtgtcccctggagttcccgtcgtggcgcagtggttaacgaatccgactaggaaccatgaggttgcgggttcggtccctgcccttgctcagtgggttaacgatccggcgttgccgtgagcagcggtgtaggttgcagacatggctcagatcccgcgttgctgtggctctggtgtaggccggtggctacagctccgatttgacccctagcctgggaacctccatatgccgtgggagcagcccaaagaaatagcaaaaaaagacaaaaaaaaaaaagactgtcccCCTCATCAGGTGCCAATCACATGTCACAAGTCCCCAAATTACCCACATTTCTGTCCTATTTGGCTGCAAATTGGAACTTCCATAACCCCTCCCCCCCATAGTTTGCTATAGTGGCTCACAGAAATCAGGGAAACACCTTACCTACCATGACTGGTTCATTATAAAGGATACCagtgaacagccagatgaagaggtacGTAGAGCAAGGTCCAAAAGGGTCCTAAGTACAAGAGCCTCTGTCTCTTTGCAGTTTCAGGTGTGCCACTCTCCTGGGTGCATTTACCATTCCTCAAACTCTTTGAacccctgcttttttttctttttgcttttttttagatccacacctgtggcatatgaaagttcccaggctaggggtcaaattggagctgcagctgctagcctataccacagccacagcaacaccagatccaagccacttctgcaaccgacaccacagctcaaggcaatgctggatacttaacccactgatcaaggccagggattgaacccacatcctcatggatattagttgggttcctaacctgctgagccacgatgggaattccatgaaTGCCTTTGTTTAAGGTTTTTAGGGAGGTTTCATTGGGTAGGCATGATTAATTAAATCATTAGCCATTATCGattaactcaatctccagcccctctccatgGAGGTCAGAGGGTGGGGCTGAGAGTCTAACCCTCCAATCAAATGGTTGGTTCCtttggcaaccagcccccatcctctgAAAGTCAACTCATTTGCATAAATTCTAGTATCCTCTGTTTCTACCACAGAGGAAATTGCAGGGATTTTAAAAGCTCTGTCCCAGGAACTGGAGATGAAGgccaaatatatatttcccatATTACAGTATAACATAAGCAAAGGCTGCAAAGTCCTGAAGGTGAGAGAATACAATGTATTATGGGAAATGTAGGCAATTTAACCTGAATAGACAGTGCCTAGGGGAGAGGTGGTGAGAGAGAAACGAGAGAAACCCAGGGGATCCAGGTTGTGACACCATGTCTGTCATCCTCATTCATTTGTACAGTGCGGGAGGAGACAGTTGAAGGGTTTGAGACAAGGGAATGACATGATTGGACTTGGGTTTCACAACTTAGCTGCAGAGCAGAGAATGGATTTGAGGAAGGTGGGAGTAGAGTCCTGTTAAGAGACAGTTGTGATTCCAGTGGCCACAGTGAAGAATTCAAGATTGTGAGCAGTGGGGCAGATCATGGCTGGCTCCTCTTCATCAGCATTGAAATTGCATTGCAGTAACTGGTCAGTATAAACATGGAGTTGAGGGTGATAACACAGGTGTCAGTCTCAAACAGCTTGATTAATGGTGGTGCTGTTCGTATAAATGGGAAAacataatgtaaaaaatacatctaATGATGTTTAGTGTGGGACATTCTGGTGCTCCTCAAGTGTTAACTAGTAACATGGCGAATGAGCATTCAATATGAGAGTCAGAGCCTAATAGAACTGGAATAGAACTGGGGATCTGGGGAGACATTAGCTCGTAAGTAACAATTGATACTTAGGAGGTAGAGAGCTAGCAGAGTGAGGATACGTGAGAGCTCAAGACCAAATCTGGAGGAACTCAGGTTCAAGTTACTGACCTGAATCCAAGAAAGAACAGCCACAGAAATCAGGCTAGTGTGTTTGGAGGAGAATGTCTCTTGAAGGAAGGTGTGGTCCCCAATGTCAATGCTACAGAGAGGCCAACTAAGTAAGATCCAGAAAATAGCCATTGGACTTAGAAGCTATGAAGTAGGTGATTTCGCTGAGAGTCCTATGGGGGTGAGGGGTGCACAGGTAAGGCAGAAGCCAGATTACAGACAACCATGTGAAGAAGCCTTACTCTGAGTGGGAGTGAGGTTGCATAAGGGAGATATGTAGGCAGGGAGCATAATTTACAAAGATGAGAGAGATTtgaatttttggggggtggggtgggaggggcaatgcacctgtggcatatggaagttcctgggccaggggtacttccatgtgccgcaggtacagctctaaaaagaaaaaaaaaaaaaaaaagatagatgcagACAACTATAAATTGTGGGTAAAGCATCTATTTTCTCTCAGAAATGTTTtttgggagttccggttgtggctcagtggagatgaatctgactagtatccatgaggatgtaggttcaatctccagcctcgctcagcgggttaaggatcttggcattgccatgagctgtggtgtaggtctcagatgtggctcggatctggcgttgctgtggttgtggcgtaggccagcagctacagctccattttgacccctagcctgggaacctccacatgcagccccaaaaagcaaaacaaaaggaaagaaagaaaaatttttttttgctattatcatTTCAGATTGTAAACACAAGGAATCAGcaacaaagaaggacatttcaaaagagaaatctcAGAGGCCTTCCCAGGAACCTTCCTTTGGAAGAGTTAGTGAACATGAAAGTATCTTAGAGTGGCCGCAAGGAAGTGCTGCAGGGCAGAAATTAAGGCAATGCCCTTCCCAGGGGACCGGTTTTAGTCAAGTCATCTTCACACACAAAGCTCTAGGAAACAGGGATCATCATGAGCCTCAAAGAAGCTTGATTCTAAGTACGAACTCTGTAACCTGTCAGAAAGTTCCCTCAGAAGAGAGACCTTACACGTGTGATGTGTGTGGGCACAGCTTCAAACAGCATTCATCTCTGACACAACACCAGAGAACCCATACTGGAGAAAAGCCCTATAAATGCAACCAGTGTGGGAAGGCCTTTAGTTTGAGGTCCTACCTCATTattcatcagagaattcatagTGGCGAGAAAGCGTATGAATGTAGTGAATGCGGGAAGGCCTTCAACCAGAGCTCAGCCCTCATCAGACATCGGAAAATCCATACCGGTGAGAAAGCTtgtaaatgtaatgaatgtggcaAAGCATTCAGTCAAAGTTCTTATCTCATCATCCATCAAAGAATCCACACGGGTGAGAAACCCTATGAGTGTAATGAGTGCGGAAAAACCTTTAGCCAAAGCTCAAAGCTTATTAGACACCAGCGAATTCATACCGGAGAGAGACCTTATGAATGTAACGAGTGTGGAAAAGCTTTCCGGCAGAGCTCAGAGCTGATAACCCATCAGAGAATTCATagtggagagaaaccctatgaatgtaatgaGTGTGGAAAAGCCTTCAGTCTGAGTTCAAACCTCATCagacatcagagaattcatagtGGAGAGGAACCCTATCAGTGTAATGAATGCGGCAAAACCTTCAAAAGGAGCTCAGCCCTTGTTCAGCATCAGAGAATCCATTCTGGGGATGAAGCTTACATATGTAACgagtgtgggaaggccttcaggCACAGATCTGTCCTCCTGCGCCATCAGAGAGTCCACACTGTAAAGTGACTTGTGAACATTGTAAATACTTGAGTCAGGCTTCTATCTTTGTCAGTCAAATGGGTTTAATTTACTTTGGAGTAAGACTCCATGGAGGTGGTTGTAAAGTACTCGGTCTTGAGTCAGTCTAACTTGATACAGTGCTTTCCAGTACTAAGGCACGTCCCCTAAGCTTTTCCTGTCACTAATCGGAACACCAGATGGAAGAATCATTGCTTCCAGCTTCTCTCTTATCAGTGGGAATActcaggaaacaggaaagatGGGGACATAACACTGAAACCTCATTTTCATTGTCACAAAGAGGGCACAGCAACCCAGGTTCTGTCACTGCATCTGATTAGCGGCGTGCCAGGTTTGGGGGATGGTGTGGAGAGTGTGAGGGACATTTTGTCTCAGGAATGCAATGCAGACCAGTTAAGAACAGTGACAGGCAGCAAGACGGAGGGAAACAGTTTCATCAATGACTTACTGAGCCCAAGGCAGGTCAGAAATGAGGTCATGATAAGAAAGACTACAAATTAATTGACCCAGTGGTGATTGAGGGGCTGCTTTGTGCCTGGTGCTAGGGCTACGGTGGAAGGTAAGACTATCGCTACAGTTTAGTGACCATGACCAAGGCAAACAGGCAATGGCGGTGTGGTAGGATCTGTGCTATGTGGCATTAAGGCATACCTGACCCAACCTTGGCTCAGGAAAAGCTTCTGAGAAAAATGACATGCAAGATGAGTAGGAATCAGCCAAGAAGGTAGGCAGGCCAGAAAGGAAGTCTGGCACATCTGagaaattgaaaggaaaaggCTGCTTGGAGTTCtttatggcacagcagattaaggatccagcgttgtcactgcatcggctcctattgctgctgtggctcaggttcaattcctggcccagaaacttccatgtgccatgggcacaacaccccccccccaaacaaaaggCCATTGTGCACAGCCTTGAATTCCTGCTGATGTTCTGAAGTGGATTTATGTCTATAAGAGAACATGCATGTAGTCAGAATCTTATTTACTACACTTCACTGTAGTAAGACGAGCCAGTGGAGAAGTTTGTTAATAGGTAAAACCTGGAGTCCTTGGAACGTGGGGTGGTGAGGAGCTTTGTCTTAATTTGTGTGACCCCCAGGGTAAGGGTTGTCATGTAGTTTCCTTGTCCAGTTTGTAGGCTAGACCTTCCatgtgtggggcaggggtgggggtgggccagAAAGggcccagactagaggtcaagaATCTTAGTGTTCCATATCTCTCTGACCCAGACGTAATGGCTTCTTTGGTTCTTAGGACTTGATCAGAGCTACTGTCAGCTTCCTCCTAACTCCCAAGGCTCTGGGTCAGAAGCTGCTATGGCTGCCATGTCATTTGTTTCTGGAATGGTGCCCCCCACAGTTCCCAGTGCACTCTCTTGGGTGC contains the following coding sequences:
- the ZNF397 gene encoding zinc finger protein 397 isoform X2 — translated: MAVESRAVSTPVPQNPQEQELILVKVEESLSWGQKFKQNGSTRSCQELFRQQFRKFCYQETPGPREALGRLQELCYQWLRPEVHTKEQILELLVLEQFLSILPEELQIWVQQHSPKSGEEAVTLLEDLEREFDDPGQQVPASPQGPAVPWKDMPCLGPSQDLTDIQLQPLKTQLKPREPCLSPQSDCKHKESATKKDISKEKSQRPSQEPSFGRVSEHESILEWPQGSAAGQKLRQCPSQGTGFSQVIFTHKALGNRDHHEPQRSLILSTNSVTCQKVPSEERPYTCDVCGHSFKQHSSLTQHQRTHTGEKPYKCNQCGKAFSLRSYLIIHQRIHSGEKAYECSECGKAFNQSSALIRHRKIHTGEKACKCNECGKAFSQSSYLIIHQRIHTGEKPYECNECGKTFSQSSKLIRHQRIHTGERPYECNECGKAFRQSSELITHQRIHSGEKPYECNECGKAFSLSSNLIRHQRIHSGEEPYQCNECGKTFKRSSALVQHQRIHSGDEAYICNECGKAFRHRSVLLRHQRVHTVK